The proteins below are encoded in one region of Engystomops pustulosus chromosome 8, aEngPut4.maternal, whole genome shotgun sequence:
- the LOC140075769 gene encoding 3-oxoacyl-[acyl-carrier-protein] reductase FabG-like, protein MAAPEQVVSLRGKVCLVTGASSGIGAGTALLFARLGARLALNGRNEEKLQETSRGCEEICKEKPLLVPGDLTDEVRVRGMVEQTVAHYGQLDVLVNCGGILSMGSIETTTLEDYDRVMNVNVRSMFYVTHLAVPHLIKTKGNIVNISSINGQRSFPGVLAYCMSKSAVDQLTRCAALELASKQVRVNAVCPGVIVTEVHRRAGLDEEQYSQFLQRCQQTHALGRPGTVEEVAQTIAFLASDAASFITGVTMPVDGGRHAMCPR, encoded by the exons ATGGCGGCTCCggagcag GTGGTGTCTCTGCGGGGTAAGGTTTGTCTGGTGACCGGCGCCAGCTCTGGGATCGGGGCCGGCACCGCGCTGCTCTTTGCCCGTCTTGGGGCCCGATTGGCCCTTAATGGAAGAAATGAGGAGAAGTTACAGGAGACGTCTCGGGGCTGCGAGGAGATCTGTAAGGAGAAG CCTCTGCTGGTTCCCGGAGACCTGACTGATGAGGTGCGGGTACgggggatggtggagcagacgGTGGCGCACTATGGACAGCTGGACGTGCTGGTGAACTGTGGCGGGATACTGTCCATGGGGAGTATAGAGACCACCACCCTGGAGGACTATGACCGAGTAATGAACGTGAACGTACG GTCCATGTTTTATGTTACACATCTGGCCGTGCCGCACCTCATCAAGACCAAAGGAAACATCGTCAACATCTCCAGCATCAACGGACAGAGATCG TTTCCGGGGGTCCTCGCCTATTGTATGTCCAAGTCTGCAGTTGATCAGTTGACCAGATGTGCAGCTCTGG aACTGGCGAGTAAACAGGTTCGAGTGAACGCCGTCTG TCCGGGGGTCATTGTCACGGAGGTGCACCGGCGCGCAGGCCTGGACGAGGAGCAGTACTCCCAG TTTCTGCAGCGTTGCCAGCAGACCCACGCCCTGGGGCGGCCCGGCACGGTGGAGGAAGTGGCGCAGACCATCGCCTTCCTGGCCTCAGATGCCGCATCGTtcatcactggggtcaccatgCCCGTAGACGGTGGACGCCACGCCATGTGCCCGAGATAA